GGCCATTAAAGATCAGAATGGCCATGTTGGCGCCGACATCAGGATCATGGAATTGGACAGAGCGCCCACCGGCGGGCGTTGAAATCTGGTCTGTCACTCTCACCCAAGAGGTGCCCCGGACAGTATCAGTCCAAGCGGGATTGCCCCCCCGGGGCGGTGGGCGACCGACTTCGTAGTTGTCGAAGGTCTCGTGGAGCAGCACCGGGTTGGTCGTCGAACCTTCGGCAATGTTGCTGAATTCCGAATCGCCGATGCCGTTGCTGGCCCCGACCCGATACTGATAGGTCGTGGTGTGGGTCAGTCCGGTGTCGATGTAGGTGCCGGTGAGCCGCGCGCTGCCGTTGACGATGGCAATCAGGTTGAAATCGGCGTCGCCGGCGAGCCGCCGCTCGACCATGAAACTTTGCTCGTTGCTCGAGTTGTCGTTCCAGTCGAGGCGGATGCTGCTGATCGAAACCCCGCGCGCTTCGAGGTTCGCGGGCGCATTCGGGACGCCGTCGGGAGTCAATGCCGAATCGACGTTCGAGAGTTCCGAATACCAGTATCGGTCGGCGATCCGGTTATATGCCTTGACGCGGTAGGAATAGATCGAGACCGGCGTCACGTTGACATCACTGAAGGTGGTTACGTTTGCGCCGAGGTCGGCGATCTCGATGAAATTGCCGGATAAGCCGGGACGACGTTCCAGTTTGAACCCCAGTTCATCGGGCGAGTTGTCATTCCAGCGGACCTCGATGCGCCGATCGGCAGCCGCTGTCGCTTCCAGGCCCGATGGTGCCGGAGGCGCGGGATTCGGGATAGAAACCCGGACTTCGTTGGAATATGCCGAGAACCCGTCGGCGTTTAGCGCCCGCACCCGGTAGGTGTAACTGGTCTGAGGAGTAACTGCCGAGTCGATATAGCCGACGGCATTGGCGCCGAGTTGCGCCAGCCGGTCCCAGCGCTGCGAGGTGCCGATCTTGCGCTCCAGTTCGTGCCCCGTCTCTTCGTCCGAGTTGTCCTGCCATTCGAGGATCGCGGCGTGATAGTTGGGCGCCCGACCGGTCAGGTTTGAGGGCGCCGGAGGCGGCCCCGACGGTGTGGTGCAGGTGGCGATATTGGAATAGGGCGAACGACCGGAGTCGTTATAGGCATAGATGCGGAAGAAATAGGTCGTTCGCGACGAGAGCCCGCTGATGTTGGCGCTGAAATTATCGACGCCGACGGAATCGACGATCTGCCAGCCGGTCGCTTCCTGAAGCGATTGTTCGGCGACGAAGCCAAATTCGTTGGCGGCGTTGTCAGACCAGTTGAGGGAAGCGGCGAACTGGCTCGTCGCCGTCGCCTGCAGATTGCCCGGAGCCAGCGGCGTCCAGACCCGCGTCGTCGCTCGCGCTTCAGTCGACCAGGCGGACGTGAGGCTGTCCTTGCGTGCCCGGATACGATACCCGTAGGTTGCGTTTTGCGCCAGTCCGGTGTCCTGCAGGGTAGTTGCTCCGGCGCCAAGGGTAACCAGCGGCGCGAAAGTGCCCGCCCCGATCCGGCGCCGCTCGACATCGTAGGCGGTCTCGGCGGCAGAATTGTCGCTCCAGGTGAGGTTGATTTCGGTGCCCGCGCGCTGGGATGCGGCAGCGCCGGTTGGCGCGATAAGCATGGTGGCGGCGGTCGCAACGGCGCTCCAGTCCGAGCCTGAGCGAGGCGCAAAGGCTTTGACGCGATAGCGGTAGGCGGTCGCTTCAGTCAGGCCGGTGTCAGTGTAGGCTTGAACGTCGGACTGGGTCTCGACGACGAGCGCCCAGTTGTCGCCGGCGCCGGGCGCCCGCTCGAGCCGGAAACCCGATTCGGTGGCCGAGTTGTCGCTCCAGGTGAGGCGGATCGAACTGTGCGACAGAGCCGCAGCGGTGAGATTGCCGGGCGGGGTAATGGCCGGCCCGGTCGTGTCTTTCTTGTCGCTGCTGCAGCCGGCGACAAGAAGCAGTAATGCCCACGAAAGGACGATCGATATGCGGTTGGGGAGGCTCATTCCAGGCGTCTCCGGCGATTGAGGAAGATGGTGCTGATCAGTTGTCGTCGGTTTAGGTCATTTACCGACGCCCCGATATCCAACATAACAATATAACTTAAGCCACCATTGTCAAGCAAGTAGTAGGAGAGATTTACGTCACATTGAAAATTGACAGGGCACACAGTGCAGGCTCATAATGAGCCATAGATTATCATCGCCAGAGGGACGGCCGCAGGTTAAGGGCAGGCGACGTTAAGGTGCGCCGATCGAACCCGGCCGGTAACCCCCCCCTCGCACCCTGCGAAGCAAAGGCTCGACGAGCATAACTATCATTGCGCGTTGTCCTTTGCCGGGGAGGTGCGGATCAGCGGCTGCCACGTCTGTGGCAGCCGTTCCCGTTCTTATACTTGAAGGGCGGGATTCATCCCGCCCCTTAGCAAAGCCTAATGCATTCTTCGACGCCGCGCGAGGAACTCGAACAGCGCCACATCGTAAGGTGTTTCGGTGGTGAAGAGGTGATAGTCGATCCGAGCCGCCCGGCACTCTTCCCGGTAGCGGCTGAGAAACTGTTCCATCTCGTGCCGATAGGCTTCCCGGATGTGCCACGGGCGGGTTGGGAGAAGGTCGCCTGACTCCAGATCCTTGAACCGGGCGTCGCGAGGGAAGCCAAAGTCCATTTCCCGAGGGTGCAGGATCTGAAAGACGATCAATTCGTGCCCGACGTGACGGATGGCCTTCATTGCAGCGAGCGTCGGTCCCGGATCGGAGAGCAAATCTGATATCAGCACCACCAGCCCGCGACGTTTGACGCGCTCGGCGATCTGGAAGAGCGCTCCGGCGACGTTGGTCGCGCCGGTCGGCCGGAGGTGTTCGAGGTGCACTGCGAGCGGTTCGAGATAACCTTGTGCCGAACGGGGCGGCAGGATCGCATCGACCGTCTCGCCGAACGAGACCAGCCCGACCGCGTCACGCTGCTTCAGCAGCAACAGCGCAAGTGCCGCTGCGACGCAGGAACCGTAATTCAGTTTTGACGGCGCGCCGTCGCCCGAGCCAAATCCCATCGAACCGGAGTGATCGACGAGGAGGTAGGCCTTCAGATTGGTCTCCTCCTCGAACTGCTTGATATAGTAGCGCCCCGTCCGCCCGAGCACCTTATAGTCGAGGTGGCGCAGACTGTCGCCGGGCATATAAGGCCGGTGTTGCGCAAACTCGACCGAGAAGCCGTGGTAAGGGCTTTGGTGCAGTCCGGTCAGAAAGCCTTCGACCACCGCCCGGGCCCGTAGTTGCAGGTTGGCGAGGCGGTTCAGCGCCGTCGGATCAAGCAGCGACGAAGGCATCAGTTACTTATCAGTGCAGAAAGTTCTTCAACTCTCCCCCCCCGCTTGGCGGGGAGGATGTAAGGGGGGCAAAGCATCACCCCTGAAGCCCTCCTGCAGTCCCCCCGCGGAGCGGGGGGACGTGACAAGAATAGTCTGCACCCCTTAATGTTGATCATCAGTCATTACCTTCCCTTCCCGTCTGCTTCACCAAGCAGCCGCTCGATCACATCGAGGCTGGTCACGCCCTCGGCCGCTGCATTGAATGAGCAGACCAAGCGGTGCCTTAATACCGGCCGGGCCGCAAACCGGACATCTTCGACGTCGGGCGTTGGCCGGCCGTCGAGTATGGCCCGGGTTTTGGCTCCTATGATCAGATACTGCGACGCCCGCGGTCCGGCGCCCCATGTGACCCATTGCCGGATGTAGTCCGCCGCGTCGTGCGAAGGCCTTGTCCGGCGCACCAGATCGACGGCATACTCGACCACGTAGTCCGAGACCGGCACCCGCCGCGCCAATCGCTGCAGTTCAACGATCTCGGCCCCGGTGAGCACCCG
The genomic region above belongs to Calditrichota bacterium and contains:
- a CDS encoding fibronectin type III domain-containing protein, which translates into the protein MSLPNRISIVLSWALLLLVAGCSSDKKDTTGPAITPPGNLTAAALSHSSIRLTWSDNSATESGFRLERAPGAGDNWALVVETQSDVQAYTDTGLTEATAYRYRVKAFAPRSGSDWSAVATAATMLIAPTGAAASQRAGTEINLTWSDNSAAETAYDVERRRIGAGTFAPLVTLGAGATTLQDTGLAQNATYGYRIRARKDSLTSAWSTEARATTRVWTPLAPGNLQATATSQFAASLNWSDNAANEFGFVAEQSLQEATGWQIVDSVGVDNFSANISGLSSRTTYFFRIYAYNDSGRSPYSNIATCTTPSGPPPAPSNLTGRAPNYHAAILEWQDNSDEETGHELERKIGTSQRWDRLAQLGANAVGYIDSAVTPQTSYTYRVRALNADGFSAYSNEVRVSIPNPAPPAPSGLEATAAADRRIEVRWNDNSPDELGFKLERRPGLSGNFIEIADLGANVTTFSDVNVTPVSIYSYRVKAYNRIADRYWYSELSNVDSALTPDGVPNAPANLEARGVSISSIRLDWNDNSSNEQSFMVERRLAGDADFNLIAIVNGSARLTGTYIDTGLTHTTTYQYRVGASNGIGDSEFSNIAEGSTTNPVLLHETFDNYEVGRPPPRGGNPAWTDTVRGTSWVRVTDQISTPAGGRSVQFHDPDVGANMAILIFNGPSMSSGKISFNLRIPSIGWYDVQLANGSNVITMQLRFDASGVMYARHGSSFVSCGNYPLNQWFLIEFSFNFSTKKYTVYRDGDIVADTISVQNNNLVETRNIWFVAFIDQAIQDVYLDDFNLDLRQISRSSSDFIPPRPRASPGESFIKAGEFEFSE
- a CDS encoding DUF58 domain-containing protein encodes the protein MPSSLLDPTALNRLANLQLRARAVVEGFLTGLHQSPYHGFSVEFAQHRPYMPGDSLRHLDYKVLGRTGRYYIKQFEEETNLKAYLLVDHSGSMGFGSGDGAPSKLNYGSCVAAALALLLLKQRDAVGLVSFGETVDAILPPRSAQGYLEPLAVHLEHLRPTGATNVAGALFQIAERVKRRGLVVLISDLLSDPGPTLAAMKAIRHVGHELIVFQILHPREMDFGFPRDARFKDLESGDLLPTRPWHIREAYRHEMEQFLSRYREECRAARIDYHLFTTETPYDVALFEFLARRRRMH